The genomic segment CACCTGCCTGAAGGACAATATCGTTCTGGCGCCTGGCAATGCCTTCAGCCTGTCGCAGACCGCCCATCGCTTCCTGCGCTTCAATGTGGCACAGTCGAGCGATCCTCGCCTCTATCGCTCACTCGAGACAGCGTTGAGACAGAAGCCATGAAATCCACCAACTATCTGAGCACTTTCATCGTCATTTCGCCGGATAGCGCCGCGACACAGGGCACCGTACCCGAGAAAGCCGGCTCCATCGCTGCGATCCAGCATCGCTTGTTGAAGGACAAGCCCTATGGTTTGACCAGCGACGACGTGTTGTTCCTCACCCATGCGGAGCGGGCGCAGATTCCTAAGTCTGACTGGAAAGCGGCGCGGGCAGAGTTTTTCGCCAAGCCGAAAGCCTGCCTACGCTGCTCGCCGCTGGTGAAGCAATTCGGCTGGGGCCTGCACCATGATGAAAAAGGCCGCGTCGCGCTCTATGGCGTCGAGACGCAGCCCTATCGTCAATTGGCCAAGAAGGCCGACCTGAAAATCGTCAATGGTATGCGTAGCAGCCGGGCTTAGAGCTTGGTTCTCATTAGAACCAAGCTCTGGTTTTCTGTTTGACGCATTTTCTTCACGCGAACCGGAACCACTTCGCTCGAAAATGCTTTAACCCGTCACCAAGCTGACGACGAAGCGGGCGGACACGATCAGCAGGAACAAGCCGAAAGAGATTTCCAGCGTGCGCTTCGACATGGCATGCGCAAGCTTCACACCCAGCGGCGCCGTCAACACGCTGATCGGCGCCAGCAGCACGATGCCGATTAGCGAAACATAGCCGATGGCAAAGGGCGGCAGGCCGGGCTTGTCATAGCCGGCGATGGCGTAACCGATGGCGCCGGGGATGGCGATCAGCACGCCCATGCCGGCAGAGGTCGAGATCGCCTGATGGATCGGCCGATTGTAGAGCGTCATGAACATGGAGGAGATCTGGCCGCCGCCGATGCCCATCAGCGCCGACAGCACGCCGGTGATGAAGCCATAGACGCGCATCAGAAAGCCCTTGGGGAAATCATTGCCGAGGCGGAAGGGAAAGCCGCTGAGCAAGCGGATGGCCGAAAGACCCGCCACCACGATGAAGACGATCTTGAACACGCCCGACGGCACCCAGCGCGCCGCCAAGGCGCCAAGGATGGTGCCAAGCACCACCGGCACGGCCCAGACGCGCAACACCGACATATCCACCTGCCCACGCGCCTTGTGACTGCGGAAGGAGGCAATCGAGGTGGGAATGATGATCGCCAACGATGTGCCGATGGTGAGCGGCATGCGCACTTCGTCGGCCACGCCGAGGATACGGAAAATCTCGTAGAGCACCGGCACGATGACCGCCCCGCCGCCGACGCCGAAGACACCAGCGAGGAGCCCGGTGATCGCCCCAGCGACGATCATGCCCGCGATCATGATGGCAAAATCCTGCACCGGCATTCCCAAAATCATCATTCCTGGTCCTCAAATTATTATCGCGCCTGTTTTCAGGCTCGTTTGCCGGCGGATTTAGCAGCGGCGTGGCAACGGGCGGGACCATTGCGGCATCACCGCAGTGGGCGCAAGGCCAAGCTCGCCTTTAGGGCATATTTATCGGGAGATTGTCGTCAGGCCGCGTCCTGGGCCTGATCGGCGCGGCTCGCGTCTCGGCTCACCAGAGCGACAGCGGCGCGCAGTACCTCGAGGCCTGCACCGCGCTTGACCGCTTCCGTCGCCAGATGGCGGCGGAAAGCACGCGCGCCATGCATGCCGGCGAAGAGACCGAGCATGTGACGGGTGATGTCGGAAAGACGGGCGCCCTTCGCCAGTTCATCAGCGATATAGGGCTCCATCAATACAACGGCCTCGAAAGCGTCAGTGACAGGCGCTGCCTGGCCGAAGAGCTGCGGATCGACCTCAAGCAACATCCCCGGATTCTGATAGGCCTCGCGGCCGACCATCGCGCCGTCGACCTGTTCCAGCTGAGCCTTGATGACATCCATGCTGCGCAGGCCGCCGTTGATGGCGATCGGCATATCCGGAAAATCGCGCTTCAAGGCATGGACGAGCGGATAGTCGAGCGGCGGCACGTCGCGGTTTTCCTTCGGCGACAGGCCTTTCAGCCAGGCCTTGCGCGCATGCACGATGAGCGCGTCGACGCCTGCAGCCCGCAGCTTTTCGGCCATCGTCCACAAAGCTTCGCGCGGCTCCTGATCGTCGACGCCGATCCGGCATTTGACGGTGACGGGAATGTTCACCACGGCCTTCATCGCCGCGACGGAGGCCGCAACAAGATCGGGCTCGCGCATCAGGCAAGCGCCAAATGCGCCGTTCTGCACCCGGTCGGACGGACAGCCGCAATTGAGATTGATCTCGTCATAACCGAAGTCCGCGCCGATGCGGGCGCATTGCGCCAGAGCTTCCGGCTCGCTACCGCCAAGCTGCAAAGCCACCGGATGTTCCGCGGCATGATAGGCAAGCAGACGCTCGCGCGGACCGAACAGGATCGCGCCCGTGGTCACCATTTCCGTATAGAGCAGCGCCCGGCGCGACAGCAGACGATGCAGGAAACGACAATGCGTGTCCGACCAGTCCATCATCGGGGCGACAGAGAATCTAATATCTAAGATGCTCATTTAACTATATTATCTCGCTTTCACGCGCAGTGCGCGCAAGCCATCCAAGGTCTTATGTAGCCCGAGCGAACGGGAAGTTGAATATCCGGCTTATGACACGCCCTCATTTGTGCGGCCACCGGGGCTCTCTATACGGTGATGAACCGTCAGCCGGTCCCCGGCCATCCGACTGGAGACGCACGATATTTATTATCGCGCGGCACTTGTCTGGCTGGGCGCCGCCTGTGACGATACGCACATTACACAAGGCAAGATTTTGCTATCCCCGGGCCTCAGAAGCCATGGAGCGCTGAAGCATGGGGCAGTTTCGTCATGAGTGAGTCTGAGCGTTTAGGGGCTGAGGCTCGGGCGCTCTCACCTCAGGCCCTTTCAGACCTGATCGGATCCATCTACGACAGCGCCCTCGATCCGTCGCGCTGGGAGCGCACATTGGCCGACATTGCGGCCGCGATGCCCTGCGAATCCGTGATCCTCTCCCTCAACGACCTGCGCCACAACCGCTTGCTGATCGACAAAAGCATCGGCTGGGGGCCTGTCGGGCTTAAGGAAAGACAGAAACACATCCCCGAAATCCATGCGCGGGTGAGCGAATGGTTTGTCAAAGGCCCCTCCCTCGACCAGCCCTTCGTCGCCTCGCGCGAGCTCAGCGCCGACTATCTCGTGGCTTCTCCTTATGTCCAGAGCTGCCTCAAGCCGCTCGGAATCGTCGACATCATGCATCATTTCCTGATGTATACGCCGACACATTTCTCCGAACTGGTGATCGGCCGCCACGAGCGGCATGGCCCTTTGACCGATAAAGAAATCGCGATCGGGACGCTCCTGCTGCCGCATCTGCGACGCGCCGTCACCATCAGCAATGTGCTCGACGCCAGCACCATCGAGCGCGCGCGCTTGGCGCAGGCGCTCGATACGCTTCGCTGTGGCGTCGTTCTGACCAACACTGAAGGCACCATTCTCCACGCCAACAGCGCAGCCGAGCAGCTGTTTCGGAGCGGCACGGAAATCCGCAGCATCGGTGGCGTTCTCAGCGCGCCAGCGCCTGACGCGACGCAAGAACTACTCAAAGCCATTCGGCTGGCGGCGCGTGATGAAACAACCCTCGGGAGAACCGGCCTTGCCATCCGCTTGGCCAGTACCACCGCTGCACCGCTCTACGCCCATGTCCTCCCGATGACCGGCAGCGAGTTGCGCACGAGACTGCAACCAGACGCCGTCGCCGCCGTTTTCATAGGCGGCTCCAGCGTCGCAATGCTCGATCTGACACCAACGGAAACCAAAGACTACCTGCGGCGGCGCTTTGGATTGACCAACGCGGAGGCCAACGTCGCGGTGGAAGTGCTCAAAGGCGGGGGACGTGAAGCGGTCGCCGCCGAGCTTGGCATCTCCATGACAACCGTGCGGACACATCTGAGCCGCATCTTTGAGAAGACGGGCGTGCGCCGGCAGACCGAACTCGTCCATCTGCTTCTGCAAGGCGAGCTTGGCGAGAACGCGCCGGGTTGAATGTCACGTAGAGGTCTCTCACCGCGCAGTTCATATGCCCTGCCAATTAATCTAGCGCCTTTGCCTATAAGTCTTTGTGGCCTTCACATTGCATCCCCGATCCTGAAAATGCGATGTTCCTCGGATAAGAAGAGGAAGCCCAAGGATCAATGCAAGTGGATTTCGACCATATCAATCATGTCGGCATGGCAGTGCGCGATCTCGCATCGGCGACCGCCAGTTTCGAGGCCATGGGGTTCCAGCTCACGCCCTATTCGCCACACTCGGCGGCCTGGAAACCCGGCGACGCGGTGAAGCCTTTGGCTTCGGGCAACCGCTGCATCATGTTCGCCGACAACTACCTCGAAGTCCTGGGCAGCGAAAACCCAAAACAGCAGGCGCCGCGCATCGCCAACTTCCTGGCGCGACACCAGGGCGCCCATATCATCTGCTTCAACACGGAAGACCCACAGACCGTCGACCAGCGGCTGCGCGCCGACCAGATCGAAACTTCTGGCGTCATTCCGCTCCAGCGCGACATCGACACACCTGATGGCGTCAAAACGGCGAAATTCGAGCGCGTGCAATTCGCGCCAAACGATTCACCAGAAGGCTATATCCAGGCGGCGCGCCACCTGACGCCGCAATATATCTATCAGCCGCGCTATATCGCTCATCCCAATGGCTGCACCAAACTTGTCGACACCATTGTCATCGTCGACGATCTCGATCGCTTCTGCGCCCGCTATGGATGCTATATCGGCGCGCCGCTGACGCGCGAGGGGCCAGTCGCCCGTTTCGATTTCGCGCACGGATCGCGGCTCACGCTCATTCACTGGCGCGATGCTCCCGCCCTACTGCCCGGCACGTTGTTTGCACCTGTGCCGAGTATTGCCGCGGTCAGTTTTCGCGCGCCCGATCTTCGCACCGTTCGCGAGCGGCTTCTGGCACACGGCTTTACTCCCGCCGAGGTCGGCGAACGCTTGATTGTCCCGGCCGAACAGGCCAGCGGCGTCGCCATTGTTTTCGAGGTTTGATCATCATGATGTCTCGCCGCTTCCTTATCCCGCTTATGGCCAGCCTGCTGCTGTCGCCGTCGCTTGCGATGGCGCAGGATTTTCCCAAACAGATGGTGCGCCTCATCGTGCCCTATCCGGCGGGCGGTGGCGTCGACGGCCTTGCCCGCGCGGTAGCCGACGGTCTCGGCCGGAAATGGGGCCAATCGGTCATCATCGACAATAGGCCTGGCGCCAGCACGATGATCGGCGGCGAATATGTCGCGCGCGCGCCAGCCGACGGCACGACGCTGCTCTTCACCAGCGATTCCTCGATCACCAGTAATCCATTCCTGTTCCGGAAAATGTCGTTCGATCCGATCAAGGATCTGGCGCCAATCACGCAGCTCGCCGACCTGCACCAGATGGTTCTGGTGCATCCTTCAGTCCCCGCCAACACGCTGCAAGAGCTGGTGGCGCTCGCCAAAGCCAAGCCCGATGCGCTGAACTATGCATCCTATGGCAATGGCAGCCAGCCGCATCTGCTGTTCGAGGCGCTGAAGAAACAGGCCGGCATTCAGATTATTCAAGTGCCATTCCGTGGCATCGCGCCTGCTTTGCAGGCGGTGATCGCCGGCGACGTGCAGATGACGCTCGGCGGTCCGGCGGCGCTCGGCATGTTGGAAGCCAAGCAGCTCAAGGCGCTCGCCATCGGACGCAAGCAGCGCCTGCCCGCCTTGCCCGATGTGCCGACCTTGGCGGAAGCGGGCTATCCGGAGATTGATCCGCTTTCGTGGTTCGGCCTGTTCGCGCCGGCCGCGACACCACCCGCGATCATCGCAAAGATCCAGCAGGACGTCGCCGCCATCATGAAGGATCCCGACTTCAACAAGCGTTTTGTCGAGGGTTTGGGCTTCACCGGTGTCGCCAGCACGCCTGAAGCTTTCGCTCAGTTCATCAAGACCGATCTGGCGATCAAGCAACGGCTGATCGCCACCTCCGGCGCAACGGTGGAATGATCTATTTGTCCGGCGGCACACGGGTGGTCGGCAGCAGCGACCACCCGAAGCGCGCTTCCAGAAGCCCCCAGATACCGCGACGCGCGAAGATCATCGTGATGATGGCGATCGTGCCCAGGACAATCATGTAGATCGGGCCGAGATTGGCCAGGAACTCGCGTAGGATGAAATAGACGGCGGTGCCGACGATCGCCCCCTCCAGGCGACCGATGCCGCCGATCACGACGATGAAAATGATCGTCACGGTCCAGTCATTGAGGCTGAAGCCACTGGCGGGCGAGATCCGCAGCTTCTGGAGAAAGATCAGCGACGACACGGCACTGACGGCGGCAGCGACACCGACATAGGTGAAAAATTTCGCTCGCCAGATATCGATGCCCAAGGACGCGGCCGCCGTCGGATTATCGCGCAAAGCCGTCAACGCCAATCCGGCTTTAGAGCGCAGAAGCATATAAGCGCCCAACAACGTACCGGCACTCATCGCCAGCAACAGCCAATAGATAATGAACTCACGCGTCGCCCTGTCATCGGCGATGCCGCGCACGACAGCCGCTGGCAGCGACATGCCGGCACCGCCGCCAAGTTGTGGGATCATGGTGAAGACGAGATAGATCGTCTCAGCCGCCACCCAACTGCCGATGGCGAAATAGGCGCCTTCGAGGCGAAACAACAGCGGCGCGAAAATCGCTGCCGTGAGCGCGGCCAGAAGGGCGCCGAGCACGATGGCGACATAGGGCGAGACGCCCAGGAATATGGTGGCCGAGAACAGCGTATAACCGCCAATACCAACGAAGGCCTGCTGGCCAACCGAAAGCAACCCGGCATAGCCGGCAAGCAGATTCCACAGCAGCGCCAGAGTGAGCAGGCTATACATTTCGCCAAGCAGCCGCAGGCCACCGCGATCGGCCCAGAGCGGCGCCGCCGCGAGCCCTACGACCAGAACAGCTGATATGACGATGAAACGGCGCCAATCCGGGATGGGGCGTGCGGGTTCTCTCATGTCGCTTACGGCGCTTTCGGGAACAGGCCGCGTGGACGCAGCGCGAGAATGATGAAGAAGACCAGATGGCCAGCCAAAATCTGCATGTTCGGCGAAATCTGCGCGCCGAAAGATTGCGCGAGGCCGAGCACGAGGCCGCCCGCCAAGGTGCCGTAGAAGCTGCCGAGGCCTCCGATGATGACCGCCTCGAAACCGTAGATCAGCCGCGCCGGCCCGGAATAGGGATCGAAATTCGAGCGCATGGCCAGAAACACGCTGGCGATGGCGATGGTGGCGAAAGAGATCGCCATGGCCAATGCATAGATATGATTGGCGCGCACGCCGATCGCCGAAGCAATCTGCGGATCGTCCGACGTGGCGCGGAAGGCACGGCCGATGCTGGTGCGGGCAAAGAGAAATTCCAGCACGACAACGAGAGCGACAGCAACAAGCAAGGTGAACAACGGCAGCAGGCCGATCTGGATCGACCCGAGCGGTAGACTGCTGGTCTGCAGCTCGCCAGCAGACAGACGCATGCTGTTGCTGGTGAAGATCGCGAGGAGCCCATTCTGAATGATAACGGCAAGGCCAAAGGTCACGAGCAGCGGCGGCAGCACGTCGTCGTCGCCCATGGTGCGATTGAGCACCCATTTCTGCAGCCCATAGCCGATCACCGCCATGATTGGCACAACGACGAGAAGCGCCAGCAGCGGATGCAGTCCGCTCGCGCCGATGACCAGATAAGCGATATAGGCGGCCAGAACGATGAAATCGCCATGGGCGATATTAACCAGCCGCATGACGCCAAAGATCAGCGACAGGCCAAGGGCGAACAGCGTGTACAAGCCACCCAGCAGAAGACCGCCGATCAGCGTGTCGAGCACGTTCATGGTTGCGCTCCCACTGTCACTCTCCGAAATAAGCGGTGGTCAATTGCTGCAGCGTCAGGGCTTGCGCCGCCCCGTCAAGGACGATGCGGCCTTCGCGCATACAGACGAGGTGTTGAGCGATTCTGCGCACGCGGGCGATATCCTGCTCGACGACGATGGCGCCAACGCCGCTGGCAAGGATGGCTGGAAAAGCGGCATAGACCTCATTGACGACAATCGGCGCCAGCCCCAGCGAAATCTCATCAAAGAGGATGAGATCTGGATTGGCGATCAGCGCCCGGCCGATCGCCACCATCTGCTGCTGGCCACCGGAGAGCGACAGCGCTGGCGCGTGTCGCTTCTCGGCGAGGATGGGAAACAGCGTATAGACGCGTTGTAAGGTCCAATGACCTTTGCGACCATAGTCGGCCGCGATGCGCAGGTTTTCCTCGACGCTCAGCGAGCGAAACAGACGACGCCCTTCAGGCACCATGGCAATGCCAAGCGTCGCCAGATCGCTGGTCGGCAAAGCGCCAATGGGGCTACCGCGAAACCGCACCATGTCCTGCTGACGCGGCAGCAGCCCCATGATGGCGCGAAACAATGTGGTCTTGCCGGCACCATTGGCGCCCACAAGGCCAAGCATCTCGCCCTGTTCCAGATCAAAACTCAGATCGAACAGGGCCTGGAAATCGCCATAGCCCGACGACAACCGATCGAGAGACAGCAGCGGTTCAGCCATGGGTGCTCTCCGCATCAAGGCCGAGATAGATCGACGAAACTTCCGGGCTTTTCATGATCGTCGCTGGATCGCCCTCGGCGATCTTCTGGCCAAAGTCGAGCACGATCACCCGGTCGACGATCGAGAGCAGCGCATGCAAAACATGTTCGATCCAGATGATGGTGGTGCCTTCCGCATGGATCTTGCGGATGAGCGCCACCAGTTCATGACATTCGGATTCGGTGAGCCCACCAGCGATCTCATCGAGCAGAAGCAGGCGCGGCGCTGTCGCGATCGAGCGCGCCAGTTCCAAGCGCTTGCGATCGAGCAGCGTGATCTCGCCAGCGCGCAAATGGGCCTTGGGCCACAGGCCGGTGCGCTGCAAAGCCTCGGCCGCCGGCGCACGCGCCTCGCGCTGCGACAAGCCTTGGCCAAAGGCCGCTGCCACCAAAGCGTTCTCAAAGACGGTCATGCCGCCGAAGGGCTGCGGCACCTGAAAGGAGCGGGTGATGCCCAAATGACAGCGGCTGCGCGCGCTCGCCGTGGTGATGTCCTTGCCGAAAAAGCTGATGCGCCCTGCATCGGCCCTGATGATGCCAGTGAAAAGATTGAACAGTGTCGTCTTGCCGGCGCCGTTCGGCCCGATGATGCCAACGGCCTCGCCGGCGCGCACCGTCAGCGACACATCCTTTGTCACCGACAAAGCGCCATAGGCTTTGCTCAGCCCTGCGACCTCCAGCGCGACTTCGCCCGACGACATGCCCCCTCCCGGCCGATGTCCAAACGCAAGACCCGACGCTAGGCCGAGCACCTTCCCGGGCAAAGAGCTAGAATAAAGATACATTATAAGCAACAGAATATATTATTTATTGCCCACTCCATTTCCCTGTGCCATGGTCAACTCAAGTGGGAGTGGGGCGATCACGGGAGGGTGCGCGCTGTGAACAAGTCCGCCAATCGATACGATTACGAC from the Beijerinckia sp. 28-YEA-48 genome contains:
- a CDS encoding DUF6157 family protein — its product is MKSTNYLSTFIVISPDSAATQGTVPEKAGSIAAIQHRLLKDKPYGLTSDDVLFLTHAERAQIPKSDWKAARAEFFAKPKACLRCSPLVKQFGWGLHHDEKGRVALYGVETQPYRQLAKKADLKIVNGMRSSRA
- a CDS encoding sulfite exporter TauE/SafE family protein, with product MILGMPVQDFAIMIAGMIVAGAITGLLAGVFGVGGGAVIVPVLYEIFRILGVADEVRMPLTIGTSLAIIIPTSIASFRSHKARGQVDMSVLRVWAVPVVLGTILGALAARWVPSGVFKIVFIVVAGLSAIRLLSGFPFRLGNDFPKGFLMRVYGFITGVLSALMGIGGGQISSMFMTLYNRPIHQAISTSAGMGVLIAIPGAIGYAIAGYDKPGLPPFAIGYVSLIGIVLLAPISVLTAPLGVKLAHAMSKRTLEISFGLFLLIVSARFVVSLVTG
- the dusA gene encoding tRNA dihydrouridine(20/20a) synthase DusA — encoded protein: MSILDIRFSVAPMMDWSDTHCRFLHRLLSRRALLYTEMVTTGAILFGPRERLLAYHAAEHPVALQLGGSEPEALAQCARIGADFGYDEINLNCGCPSDRVQNGAFGACLMREPDLVAASVAAMKAVVNIPVTVKCRIGVDDQEPREALWTMAEKLRAAGVDALIVHARKAWLKGLSPKENRDVPPLDYPLVHALKRDFPDMPIAINGGLRSMDVIKAQLEQVDGAMVGREAYQNPGMLLEVDPQLFGQAAPVTDAFEAVVLMEPYIADELAKGARLSDITRHMLGLFAGMHGARAFRRHLATEAVKRGAGLEVLRAAVALVSRDASRADQAQDAA
- a CDS encoding LuxR C-terminal-related transcriptional regulator; the encoded protein is MSESERLGAEARALSPQALSDLIGSIYDSALDPSRWERTLADIAAAMPCESVILSLNDLRHNRLLIDKSIGWGPVGLKERQKHIPEIHARVSEWFVKGPSLDQPFVASRELSADYLVASPYVQSCLKPLGIVDIMHHFLMYTPTHFSELVIGRHERHGPLTDKEIAIGTLLLPHLRRAVTISNVLDASTIERARLAQALDTLRCGVVLTNTEGTILHANSAAEQLFRSGTEIRSIGGVLSAPAPDATQELLKAIRLAARDETTLGRTGLAIRLASTTAAPLYAHVLPMTGSELRTRLQPDAVAAVFIGGSSVAMLDLTPTETKDYLRRRFGLTNAEANVAVEVLKGGGREAVAAELGISMTTVRTHLSRIFEKTGVRRQTELVHLLLQGELGENAPG
- a CDS encoding VOC family protein, whose translation is MDFDHINHVGMAVRDLASATASFEAMGFQLTPYSPHSAAWKPGDAVKPLASGNRCIMFADNYLEVLGSENPKQQAPRIANFLARHQGAHIICFNTEDPQTVDQRLRADQIETSGVIPLQRDIDTPDGVKTAKFERVQFAPNDSPEGYIQAARHLTPQYIYQPRYIAHPNGCTKLVDTIVIVDDLDRFCARYGCYIGAPLTREGPVARFDFAHGSRLTLIHWRDAPALLPGTLFAPVPSIAAVSFRAPDLRTVRERLLAHGFTPAEVGERLIVPAEQASGVAIVFEV
- a CDS encoding tripartite tricarboxylate transporter substrate binding protein → MMSRRFLIPLMASLLLSPSLAMAQDFPKQMVRLIVPYPAGGGVDGLARAVADGLGRKWGQSVIIDNRPGASTMIGGEYVARAPADGTTLLFTSDSSITSNPFLFRKMSFDPIKDLAPITQLADLHQMVLVHPSVPANTLQELVALAKAKPDALNYASYGNGSQPHLLFEALKKQAGIQIIQVPFRGIAPALQAVIAGDVQMTLGGPAALGMLEAKQLKALAIGRKQRLPALPDVPTLAEAGYPEIDPLSWFGLFAPAATPPAIIAKIQQDVAAIMKDPDFNKRFVEGLGFTGVASTPEAFAQFIKTDLAIKQRLIATSGATVE
- a CDS encoding branched-chain amino acid ABC transporter permease, producing MREPARPIPDWRRFIVISAVLVVGLAAAPLWADRGGLRLLGEMYSLLTLALLWNLLAGYAGLLSVGQQAFVGIGGYTLFSATIFLGVSPYVAIVLGALLAALTAAIFAPLLFRLEGAYFAIGSWVAAETIYLVFTMIPQLGGGAGMSLPAAVVRGIADDRATREFIIYWLLLAMSAGTLLGAYMLLRSKAGLALTALRDNPTAAASLGIDIWRAKFFTYVGVAAAVSAVSSLIFLQKLRISPASGFSLNDWTVTIIFIVVIGGIGRLEGAIVGTAVYFILREFLANLGPIYMIVLGTIAIITMIFARRGIWGLLEARFGWSLLPTTRVPPDK
- a CDS encoding branched-chain amino acid ABC transporter permease, whose amino-acid sequence is MNVLDTLIGGLLLGGLYTLFALGLSLIFGVMRLVNIAHGDFIVLAAYIAYLVIGASGLHPLLALLVVVPIMAVIGYGLQKWVLNRTMGDDDVLPPLLVTFGLAVIIQNGLLAIFTSNSMRLSAGELQTSSLPLGSIQIGLLPLFTLLVAVALVVVLEFLFARTSIGRAFRATSDDPQIASAIGVRANHIYALAMAISFATIAIASVFLAMRSNFDPYSGPARLIYGFEAVIIGGLGSFYGTLAGGLVLGLAQSFGAQISPNMQILAGHLVFFIILALRPRGLFPKAP
- a CDS encoding ABC transporter ATP-binding protein; the protein is MAEPLLSLDRLSSGYGDFQALFDLSFDLEQGEMLGLVGANGAGKTTLFRAIMGLLPRQQDMVRFRGSPIGALPTSDLATLGIAMVPEGRRLFRSLSVEENLRIAADYGRKGHWTLQRVYTLFPILAEKRHAPALSLSGGQQQMVAIGRALIANPDLILFDEISLGLAPIVVNEVYAAFPAILASGVGAIVVEQDIARVRRIAQHLVCMREGRIVLDGAAQALTLQQLTTAYFGE
- a CDS encoding ABC transporter ATP-binding protein, which encodes MSSGEVALEVAGLSKAYGALSVTKDVSLTVRAGEAVGIIGPNGAGKTTLFNLFTGIIRADAGRISFFGKDITTASARSRCHLGITRSFQVPQPFGGMTVFENALVAAAFGQGLSQREARAPAAEALQRTGLWPKAHLRAGEITLLDRKRLELARSIATAPRLLLLDEIAGGLTESECHELVALIRKIHAEGTTIIWIEHVLHALLSIVDRVIVLDFGQKIAEGDPATIMKSPEVSSIYLGLDAESTHG